Genomic segment of Flavobacteriales bacterium:
TCCACCCGCCGAACAGGAATTCCTCGCTAAAACCATTCCCGATGCAACACTCAGCATCATTGATTCGTCGTACGGTCATGATGGCTTTTTAATTGAGTTTAAGGCCATTTCCGAACAAATATCTTCCCGATTCGGCGACCTGATCAGATATTAAGTTTAGGTTTAGTAATTGTGACGATTTTTGCCGTAATTTTACATAACCTTAGAAAAGAAAACGATGAAGAAAATTCTTCTGTTTGTTGCATTGTCGGCTTCTTATGAACTGGCATTTTCCCAATGTAATTTATCCATCAATCCTTCGCAGGATACCCTCAACTGTGGTGGTGGAAACGTGAACCTTCAAGCGGTTTCGAGCGGTGGTGGAACATTTGCACTGGCGAACGATTTCAACCTTGGAAATGCCGGATCCGGATGGAATATTTCTCCTGCCGGTACCTTTACCAATCCATGCGGACCCGCTCTCGACGGAACGACCTATATGTGGATGGGTGACATGACCGCAGCCCCAAGAACATTGCAAACCGCCCCTTTGGATGTATCCTGCGGAGGCGATATTTGTTTCGATTTTAAAATGGCTGTACAGGGTCTTGGATCACCATGTGAAGGACCCGATTTAACCAGCGAAGGAGTTTACCTGGATTGGTCGATTGACGGAGGTGTTACATGGACAACCATCAACTATTTCCAACCCAATCCCGGCGGATGTTTAAATTCTTCGAATGGCGGATCAGGTTGTGACGGCGATTATACTGCATGGGCGAATTATTGTTTTACCATTCCTCCCGTTGCGCAAACAACAACTACCATTTTCCAATGGTGGCAAAGCGGAAGCTCCGGAAATTTATACGACCACTGGGGAATTGATAACGTAACCATTTCATCCCTGAATTGCTCCGGTTATTATTACGACTGGACACACATTCCCGGTAGTCCGGATGATTCCCTCATTACAGAAAATATCACTACTACAACTACTTTCGATGTATTATATACCAATGGCGTAGATGATACCTGTTATGCTTCCATCACCATTGTGGTTGACACTACACTTGATGTCAGTTTAACCTCCACAAACGAAACCTGCGACGATGCCAATAACGGAACCCTGGCCACAACTGTAGGAGGAGGATTTAATCCATACACGTATGTATTGGTAGGACCATCCGGCTCCAGTAATTCTACCGGAAATTTCAGCGGTTTAATTGATGGAAACTACACCATGCAGGTAACTGATAATATCGGCTGCTACGGAGAACAAACCGTTACGATACAACCCGGAAATCCGTTGAGCGGAAATGCAAATACGGTATTAGAAAGTTGCAATGGCGCCAATGATGGATCGGCAACTTTAACCGGCAGTGGTGGAAATGGAAATTATACTTATGCAATCAGCGGACCTATCTCTGCAAGTAATTCAAGTGGAAATTTCATTGGATTACCTTCCGGAAATTATTCGGTAAACGTAACCGATAATCAGGGTTGTGCCGGTACCTTTACATTCACGCTGAATGCTGGTCCAACCGTTAACGGAAATATCAATACAACACCTGAAACCTGTTTCGAATACAACAATGCACTTGCAGTTCCATCTGCCAATGGAGGAACAGGTCCTTACACCTACATTCTTTCCGGTCCTGTTAACGACACCATTAGCTCAGGAAACTTCAACAATCTTCCTGCAGGTAATTATTCAGTTTTAGTTACTGATGCCAACGGATGTACAGATGTACTCACGTTCACATTGAACAATGCAACTCCGGTGGTGGCAGACTTTACTGCATCACCAGTGGTGGGACCAGCACCTTTAACGGTGAATTTCACCAATCTTTCAACTGGAGCAACCAATTTCAATTGGATTTTCGGTGATGGCAACACCTCTAACGCCAGTGATCCGAGCAACACGTATACAACAGAAAGTACATTTACTGCCATCCTCATCGCATCGAATGGTCCTTGCGTTGACACGGCCATGATCGACATTACCACATTAACTTCTTCTTTCTTTTTACCCAATGTATTTTCACCCAATGGTGATGGAGACAATGATGAATTTGAATTCCAACCCATGAATGTGGTTTCATTAAGCGCACGTATTTACAATCGCTGGGGAACGCAAGTGGCAGAAATTACTTCTCCTACCGGAAAATGGGATGGAAAAGATAAAGGCGGAAAAGAATGTCCTGATGGTGTTTATTATTACGTTTTAGAAATCAACACTGCCGTTGAACCTACCGTTTACGATCCGAATCCGAGAGAATTAAGCGGAACACAATTTACCTTCAATGGAACGGTAACACTGATTAGAAAAAAATAATAAAATAGAATCAAAAGTAAAGGTCATCTGAACGATGACCTTTTTTTATTTCAATAATCGGCGAACCGAAATAAATCGCGAAGGATAATTGGAATTTTCGTAATCGGTAATGACCACTCCGGGATGTTTTTTGGAAGAGGAAGCGTGAATGAAATGAATTTTTTCGGTGGTATCGCTGATGATGATTCCTACATGTCCCACCGATTTATCATTCGGATTAGTTCCGCGGAATAAAATTATATCACCTTTTCTGGCTTCTTTTAATTCAATGGCTTCACCGGTATTAGCTAAACCTGAAGAAGACCGTTGAATGCTATATCCGAAACGGGAAAAAACATAATGCACAAAACCGGAACAATCGAAACCCGATGGTGAAGCACCGGCCCATACATAAGGCGTACCCAAAAATTCTTTTGCATACGACACCACAGAATCTGCAATGGAAACAGAATGATTCACCGCCAGAGAATCGGAAGATGAAGGTCCACCCTGCAACATCGCCGCTATGTAAAGTGCTTTAATCACACTACAAAAGTACGGCAATCGAAAAAAAAAGCGAAATTTTCTGTCACATCACTTGTGACGTGAAGCCAGGACTTCAATTACATCACTCAGTTTAAAACCTTTAGCCTGTAATAAAACCAGATAATGAAAAAGCAAATCGGCCGATTCATTGAGAAATAATTCCTGATTCTGATCTTTTGCTTCAATCACCACCTCAACGGCTTCTTCGCCCACTTTCTGCGCAATTTTATTTATTCCCATAGCAAAAAGTGAAGCAGTATATGAACTTTCAGGATTTTGATTTTTTCGTTCCGATATGACTTCTTCCAATTTGGAGAGAAAAGAAATATCAATTGAATTTTTTTCGTTCCAGCAGGTATCTGCACCGGTGTGACAAACTGGTCCCACCGGGTTAACTTTAAACAACAACGCATCCGCATCGCAGTCGACCGCCCATGAAACGAGGTTTAAAAAATTCCCGGACGACTCACCTTTCGTCCACAATCTGTTTTTACTTCTGCTGAAAAAAGTAATTTGTTTTTCGTTTAAGGTTTTATCAAATGCTTCCTGATTCATATAACCCAGCATTAACACTTTACCTGAGTGATGATCCTGAATAATGGCAGGAATTAATCCGTTGGAATCGTAGTTTATATTCATAGCTGAAGTTATAGACGGACAGAAATATGTTTTGATTTTAAGTAGGCTTTTAATTCGGGAACGGGTATTTCCCCAAAGTGAAAAATACTGGCTGCCAATGCTGCATCCGCTTTTCCATTGGTAAACACTTCTTCGAAATGCGCCATTGTCCCTGCGCCCCCACTGGCAATTACAGGAATATTTACCGATTCGGATAATTGACGAAGCGCTGAACAGGCAAAACCTTGTTTGGTTCCATCATGATCCATTGATGTAAATAACAATTCCCCTGCTCCTCGTTCTTCTGCTTCTTTTGCCCATTGAAACAGATCCAGATCCGTTGCAATTCGTCCACCGTTCAAATGCACTTTCCATTGATCATTCACCAAACGTGCATCGATGGCAACAACAACACACTGCGATCCGAATTTAGCCGCCAGTTCGGTGATTAATTCAGGATTTTTTACGGCCGAGGAATTGATTGAAATTTTATCGGCGCCGGATTGTAATAAAACGGAGACATCTTCTACAGAGGAGATTCCGCCTCCCACCGTAAATGGAATATTAATCGCCTGTGCAATTTTTCGCACTAATTCACTAAGTGTTTTTCTTTTTTCGTTGGTGGCAGTAATATCTAAAAACACCAATTCATCTGCACCAGAATCGGCATATGCCTTTGCCAGCTCAACGGGATCACCGGCATCACGAAGATCAATAAAGTTGACGCCCTTCACCGTTCTTCCGTCCTTAATATCCAGACATGGTATAATTCGTTTGGTCAGCATACTCCAAAACTAAATCATGCGTGAAACAAACTCAAATCGTTTAATTTGATTTTGCCCTCATAGATGGCTTTACCAATGATGCATGCGTACAATCCTTTCTCTCTTAAACGGTATAAATCATCCATCGATGCCACGCCGCCACTTGCAATCAGTTTTAGATTAGGAGTTTCATTCAAAATTTTCTCGTACAAAGCGAATGAAGGTCCTTCCAACATTCCGTCTTTGCTAATATCGGTACAAATGCAATATTCAATTCCCTTTTCGCTATAATCACGAATAAAATCATAAATGAATTCATCCGTTTCTTCCAACCAGCCGGAAACTGCAATGCGTTCGTTTTTTGCATCTGCTCCCAGAATTATTTTTTCGGATCCGAATTGGGAAATCCAGCTTAGAAATGTTTCTTTATTTTTAACGGCAATACTTCCGCCGGTAATTTGTTTTGCTCCACATTCAAATGCAATGCGTAAATCGTTGTCGGATTTTAATCCACCTCCAAAATCGATATGCAGCGATGTTTCGTTGGCTATTTTTTCAAGGACTTTCCAATTGATAATTTTTCCTGCCTTTGCCCCATCCAAATCCACCAAATGCAAATTCCGAATTCCCGCATCCTGAAATTGCATGGCGATTTCGAGTGGATGCTCGTTATAAATTTTCTTCTGGCTATAATCGCCTTTGGTTAGCCGGACACATTTTCCGTCGATGATATCTATGGCAGGAATTAATCGCATTAACCAATTTTATTTAACTCATTCTTGATTTATAATCTTCATATCCGAATTTACGGATCAGTTTAAATTGCTGATCGGCAGTCCACATTCCATAGGAAGGATGTTTCACTCCATTGAACATGGTGGTCTTTACCATGGTATAGTGAATCATATCATCAAACACCATTGTATCGCCGATCTGCAATTCCTTTTCAAAGGAATATTCGAACATATAATCGCCACTTAAACAACTGGTCCCTCCCACCCGATACGTCGGTTTTCCCTCTACAGGATCCGTAGCTCCCCAGATTTTGGGTCGGTATGGCATTTCAAGACAATCCGGCATATGTGCGGTAAAGGAAACATCCAGCATAGCAGTTTTAACACCGTTATTTTCCACGATATCGAGTACGGTCGACACGAGATAACCCGTTCGCCATGCAAAGGCTGAGCCGGGCTCTAAAATCACTTGCAGATTCGGGTAGCGTTGTTTAAATGCTGTTAATACACCAATGAGATGTTGAATATCGTAACCTTCGCGCGTCATTAAATGTCCGCCACCAAAATTCACCCATTTGCATTGTGGTAAAAGATGACCAAATTTCTTTTCGAAAGCCTGCAGTGTTTTTTCAAGTGTATACGAATCATTTTCGCATAGGGCATGAAAATGTAAACCTTCAATTCCTTCCGGAAGTTTTGCACCAAAATGTTCGGAAGAAACACCCAGTCGCGAATTGGGTGAGCAGGGATTATACAATTCGGTGGTTACTTCCGAATATTCGGGGTTTACGCGAATACCGATTGACACCCCTTTTACTTTGCATTTTTCTTTATAGCGTTCAAACTGCGAAAGCGAGTTAAATGTCATTACCGAAGAATATTCGAGTAATTCATCCACCTCATCAGGAGAAATCGCTACTACGTAGGAATGCGCTTTGGTTTTC
This window contains:
- a CDS encoding gliding motility-associated C-terminal domain-containing protein — its product is MKKILLFVALSASYELAFSQCNLSINPSQDTLNCGGGNVNLQAVSSGGGTFALANDFNLGNAGSGWNISPAGTFTNPCGPALDGTTYMWMGDMTAAPRTLQTAPLDVSCGGDICFDFKMAVQGLGSPCEGPDLTSEGVYLDWSIDGGVTWTTINYFQPNPGGCLNSSNGGSGCDGDYTAWANYCFTIPPVAQTTTTIFQWWQSGSSGNLYDHWGIDNVTISSLNCSGYYYDWTHIPGSPDDSLITENITTTTTFDVLYTNGVDDTCYASITIVVDTTLDVSLTSTNETCDDANNGTLATTVGGGFNPYTYVLVGPSGSSNSTGNFSGLIDGNYTMQVTDNIGCYGEQTVTIQPGNPLSGNANTVLESCNGANDGSATLTGSGGNGNYTYAISGPISASNSSGNFIGLPSGNYSVNVTDNQGCAGTFTFTLNAGPTVNGNINTTPETCFEYNNALAVPSANGGTGPYTYILSGPVNDTISSGNFNNLPAGNYSVLVTDANGCTDVLTFTLNNATPVVADFTASPVVGPAPLTVNFTNLSTGATNFNWIFGDGNTSNASDPSNTYTTESTFTAILIASNGPCVDTAMIDITTLTSSFFLPNVFSPNGDGDNDEFEFQPMNVVSLSARIYNRWGTQVAEITSPTGKWDGKDKGGKECPDGVYYYVLEINTAVEPTVYDPNPRELSGTQFTFNGTVTLIRKK
- a CDS encoding C40 family peptidase — translated: MIKALYIAAMLQGGPSSSDSLAVNHSVSIADSVVSYAKEFLGTPYVWAGASPSGFDCSGFVHYVFSRFGYSIQRSSSGLANTGEAIELKEARKGDIILFRGTNPNDKSVGHVGIIISDTTEKIHFIHASSSKKHPGVVITDYENSNYPSRFISVRRLLK
- a CDS encoding bifunctional phosphoribosyl-AMP cyclohydrolase/phosphoribosyl-ATP diphosphatase HisIE translates to MNINYDSNGLIPAIIQDHHSGKVLMLGYMNQEAFDKTLNEKQITFFSRSKNRLWTKGESSGNFLNLVSWAVDCDADALLFKVNPVGPVCHTGADTCWNEKNSIDISFLSKLEEVISERKNQNPESSYTASLFAMGINKIAQKVGEEAVEVVIEAKDQNQELFLNESADLLFHYLVLLQAKGFKLSDVIEVLASRHK
- the hisF gene encoding imidazole glycerol phosphate synthase subunit HisF translates to MLTKRIIPCLDIKDGRTVKGVNFIDLRDAGDPVELAKAYADSGADELVFLDITATNEKRKTLSELVRKIAQAINIPFTVGGGISSVEDVSVLLQSGADKISINSSAVKNPELITELAAKFGSQCVVVAIDARLVNDQWKVHLNGGRIATDLDLFQWAKEAEERGAGELLFTSMDHDGTKQGFACSALRQLSESVNIPVIASGGAGTMAHFEEVFTNGKADAALAASIFHFGEIPVPELKAYLKSKHISVRL
- the hisA gene encoding 1-(5-phosphoribosyl)-5-[(5-phosphoribosylamino)methylideneamino]imidazole-4-carboxamide isomerase; amino-acid sequence: MRLIPAIDIIDGKCVRLTKGDYSQKKIYNEHPLEIAMQFQDAGIRNLHLVDLDGAKAGKIINWKVLEKIANETSLHIDFGGGLKSDNDLRIAFECGAKQITGGSIAVKNKETFLSWISQFGSEKIILGADAKNERIAVSGWLEETDEFIYDFIRDYSEKGIEYCICTDISKDGMLEGPSFALYEKILNETPNLKLIASGGVASMDDLYRLREKGLYACIIGKAIYEGKIKLNDLSLFHA
- the nspC gene encoding carboxynorspermidine decarboxylase; amino-acid sequence: MEIEKIPAPCYVIEEELLRKNLSLIRHVAQSAGVEIILAFKGFSMWSTFPIVREYIKGATASSLNEARLCYEEMKTKAHSYVVAISPDEVDELLEYSSVMTFNSLSQFERYKEKCKVKGVSIGIRVNPEYSEVTTELYNPCSPNSRLGVSSEHFGAKLPEGIEGLHFHALCENDSYTLEKTLQAFEKKFGHLLPQCKWVNFGGGHLMTREGYDIQHLIGVLTAFKQRYPNLQVILEPGSAFAWRTGYLVSTVLDIVENNGVKTAMLDVSFTAHMPDCLEMPYRPKIWGATDPVEGKPTYRVGGTSCLSGDYMFEYSFEKELQIGDTMVFDDMIHYTMVKTTMFNGVKHPSYGMWTADQQFKLIRKFGYEDYKSRMS